A stretch of Anaeromyxobacter dehalogenans 2CP-1 DNA encodes these proteins:
- a CDS encoding metallophosphoesterase family protein — MAVLRIAHLSDLHVRSPRGAEWRRILFNKRITGYANLIRQRGRVYRREYLAAVLAAAAARADHVVVTGDVTNLALERELEEARSLLDAMARRVEVTVVPGNHDVYLASIQDGRRFPHHFGAFLRGDLPDLALDLAAGPFPCVKLRGPAAIIGLSSAVPRPPFVASGRLGEAQLEALEAVLAHPEVARRTPVVLLHHPPVDGRIRALQLRDGLVDADRLRAVLCRLGRGLVLFGHLHARVRWRLPTAAGALQVIGASGAALDHPHPRVRAGFNSYDLRDDGSLAAVEAHVVAPDGRSVERVALPEAEAVA, encoded by the coding sequence GTGGCGGTGCTCCGGATCGCCCACCTCTCCGACCTGCACGTGCGCTCGCCCCGCGGGGCCGAGTGGCGGCGCATCCTGTTCAACAAGCGCATCACCGGGTACGCCAACCTGATCCGGCAGCGCGGTCGCGTGTACCGGCGCGAGTACCTCGCGGCGGTGCTCGCGGCGGCCGCGGCGCGCGCCGATCACGTGGTGGTGACCGGCGACGTCACCAACCTCGCCCTGGAGCGCGAGCTGGAGGAGGCGCGCTCGCTCCTGGACGCGATGGCGCGCCGGGTCGAGGTGACGGTCGTGCCGGGGAACCACGACGTCTACCTCGCGTCCATCCAGGACGGTCGCCGCTTCCCGCACCACTTCGGCGCGTTCCTGCGCGGCGATCTCCCGGACCTCGCCCTCGACCTCGCGGCCGGCCCCTTCCCCTGCGTGAAGCTGCGCGGTCCGGCGGCCATCATCGGGCTCTCGAGCGCGGTGCCGCGCCCGCCGTTCGTGGCGAGCGGCCGCCTGGGCGAGGCGCAGCTCGAGGCGCTGGAGGCGGTGCTCGCCCACCCCGAGGTGGCCAGGCGCACGCCGGTGGTGCTGCTGCACCACCCGCCGGTGGACGGCCGGATCCGGGCGCTCCAGCTCCGCGACGGGCTGGTGGACGCGGACCGGCTGCGGGCGGTGCTCTGCCGCCTCGGCCGCGGGCTGGTGCTGTTCGGCCACCTGCACGCGCGCGTGCGCTGGCGGCTGCCCACCGCCGCCGGCGCGCTCCAGGTGATCGGCGCGAGCGGCGCCGCGCTCGACCACCCGCACCCGCGCGTCCGGGCCGGCTTCAACAGCTACGATCTCAGGGACGACGGGAGCCTGGCCGCCGTCGAGGCGCACGTGGTCGCGCCCGACGGGCGCTCCGTGGAGCGCGTGGCGCTGCCGGAGGCGGAGGCCGTCGCATGA
- a CDS encoding phospholipase D-like domain-containing protein, whose translation MRYRRVLALVEQGADAGPAFGAVRALAPDAESLGVVACPPPRPHAWLPGVAAPAPAGGAGTGWLDRLREEAVPLAGRVAVGAVPDLDPEALAALAGDREVDLVVAGPLPAAAGEAVSELRRLRPLAVAWVAAAAAAATARLREPARELLCVAPGDRARAALAGFLRDHGDPSQRVTLLALASPSRDALAAALEVAGIRARVELAGGFGSGTWRTLETVARERRLDLVVLSRLPGALLRSAPWPAPLLVLPPAAPSRTGLRRPLDVPDLVDAGGPLRLRAGYGYGVGRNPPVEDQELALVSDGRVVARVRTRGGEAELPAGLAAGSLGVFRARDAEGLDPVVAVERQVAVIRPGVLPLLPFDAELAPEDLAALARVDGAEPLAVRLRPARSCHLLRERLRGAGLAARVVDASAVLDEGEAADVSEAHDAVRLARVGGRLRAAGFPVAAIVHRGPHPPAAIGFEALEARQLAGRAWRAPPLAPRPDTLDARLDAATAAPAIEGNRVELELDNVTARGWLLEAIRGARRTLHLQVYLATDDDAGRRVEAALAGAGRRGVKVRVLVDSLHGLHGSFGLENPLLARLATRPGVEVRVSRPVAAVPSVEDLKRRDHRKLVVADGAVALVGGRNLAHEYYTGFDEVRVGPRTPWREVPWLDGGARVRGPAVAAVERAFLEAWTGAGGAPFEVAAPGVAGAERVRVVVHQGLRDASTLEAYLALVESARHRLVAVNGFPLLLELEHALSRALRRGVRVQVLLGEVTPTHGGEPFEGPWASARTAATWLVHSRIDALVAAGAEARLLGVRDVPGWSPELGLVHPHVHAKAMIADGRACAVGSANLDVTASYWEDELLLVVEDEAVAGAFEARVQALLAGSTRVDRADPAWQRRVRARDWARHWPGILSI comes from the coding sequence ATGAGGTACCGCCGCGTGCTCGCGTTGGTGGAGCAGGGCGCCGACGCCGGCCCGGCCTTCGGCGCCGTGCGCGCGCTCGCGCCGGACGCGGAGTCGCTGGGCGTGGTGGCCTGCCCGCCGCCGCGGCCGCACGCCTGGCTCCCAGGGGTGGCCGCGCCGGCGCCGGCCGGCGGCGCGGGGACTGGGTGGCTCGACCGGCTGCGCGAGGAGGCTGTCCCGCTGGCGGGGCGGGTGGCGGTGGGCGCGGTGCCGGACCTGGATCCCGAGGCGCTCGCGGCGCTCGCCGGGGACCGCGAGGTGGACCTGGTCGTCGCGGGGCCGCTCCCGGCGGCGGCCGGCGAGGCGGTCTCCGAGCTGCGCCGCCTCCGGCCACTCGCGGTCGCGTGGGTGGCCGCCGCCGCGGCGGCGGCGACCGCGCGCCTCCGTGAGCCGGCGCGGGAGCTGCTCTGCGTCGCGCCGGGCGACCGCGCCCGCGCGGCGCTGGCCGGCTTCCTGCGCGATCACGGGGATCCCTCCCAGCGCGTCACGCTCCTGGCGCTCGCGTCGCCCTCGCGCGACGCGCTCGCCGCCGCGCTGGAGGTGGCCGGCATCCGCGCCCGGGTCGAGCTGGCCGGCGGCTTCGGCTCCGGGACGTGGCGGACGCTGGAGACGGTCGCCCGGGAGCGACGGCTCGACCTGGTCGTTCTGTCGCGGCTGCCCGGGGCGCTGCTGCGCAGCGCACCCTGGCCGGCGCCGCTGCTGGTGCTGCCGCCGGCGGCGCCGAGCCGGACCGGCCTGCGGCGCCCGCTCGACGTGCCGGACCTCGTGGACGCCGGCGGCCCCCTCCGGCTGCGCGCCGGCTACGGTTACGGCGTCGGCCGCAACCCGCCGGTCGAGGACCAGGAGCTGGCGCTCGTGTCGGACGGCCGCGTCGTGGCCCGCGTGCGCACGCGCGGCGGCGAGGCGGAGCTGCCGGCGGGGCTCGCCGCCGGCTCGCTGGGCGTGTTCCGCGCGCGCGACGCCGAGGGCCTCGACCCGGTCGTCGCGGTGGAGCGGCAGGTCGCGGTGATCCGCCCGGGCGTGCTGCCGCTCCTGCCGTTCGACGCCGAGCTGGCCCCGGAGGACCTCGCCGCCCTCGCCCGCGTGGACGGCGCCGAGCCGCTCGCGGTGCGCCTGCGCCCGGCGCGGAGCTGCCACCTGCTGCGCGAGCGGCTGCGCGGCGCCGGGCTCGCCGCGCGCGTGGTGGACGCGAGCGCGGTGCTGGACGAGGGCGAGGCGGCCGACGTGAGCGAGGCGCACGACGCCGTGCGCCTGGCGCGGGTGGGCGGCCGCCTGCGCGCGGCCGGGTTCCCGGTCGCGGCGATCGTGCATCGCGGACCGCACCCTCCCGCCGCGATCGGGTTCGAGGCGCTGGAGGCGCGCCAGCTCGCCGGGCGGGCCTGGCGAGCGCCACCGCTCGCGCCCCGTCCCGACACGCTCGACGCGCGGCTCGACGCGGCCACGGCCGCGCCCGCGATCGAGGGAAACCGCGTCGAGCTGGAGCTCGACAACGTCACCGCCCGCGGCTGGCTGCTCGAGGCGATCCGCGGCGCGCGCCGGACGCTCCACCTCCAGGTCTACCTGGCCACCGACGACGACGCCGGCCGGCGCGTCGAGGCCGCGCTCGCCGGCGCCGGGCGCCGCGGCGTGAAGGTGCGGGTGCTGGTGGACTCCCTGCACGGCCTGCACGGCTCCTTCGGCCTGGAGAACCCGCTCCTCGCGCGCCTCGCGACGCGGCCCGGGGTCGAGGTGCGGGTCTCGCGGCCGGTGGCGGCGGTCCCGAGCGTGGAGGACCTGAAGCGGCGCGACCACCGCAAGCTGGTGGTGGCCGACGGAGCGGTGGCGCTGGTGGGCGGACGGAACCTCGCGCACGAGTACTACACCGGGTTCGACGAGGTCCGGGTCGGGCCGCGGACGCCGTGGCGCGAGGTGCCCTGGCTGGACGGCGGGGCGCGGGTGCGCGGGCCGGCGGTGGCCGCGGTGGAGCGCGCCTTCCTGGAGGCGTGGACCGGCGCGGGCGGCGCGCCGTTCGAGGTGGCGGCGCCCGGCGTGGCCGGGGCGGAGCGGGTGCGGGTGGTGGTGCACCAGGGCCTGCGGGACGCGAGCACGCTCGAGGCCTACCTGGCGCTCGTCGAGAGCGCGCGCCACCGGCTGGTCGCGGTGAACGGGTTCCCGCTGCTGCTCGAGCTGGAGCACGCGCTCTCTCGCGCGCTGCGCCGCGGCGTGCGGGTGCAGGTGCTCCTCGGCGAGGTCACGCCCACGCACGGCGGCGAGCCGTTCGAGGGGCCCTGGGCCAGCGCGCGCACCGCGGCCACCTGGCTGGTGCACTCGCGCATCGACGCGCTGGTGGCGGCCGGGGCCGAGGCCAGGCTGCTCGGCGTGCGCGACGTGCCGGGCTGGTCGCCCGAGCTCGGCCTGGTGCACCCGCACGTGCACGCGAAGGCGATGATCGCCGATGGGCGCGCCTGCGCGGTGGGCAGCGCCAACCTGGACGTCACCGCGAGCTACTGGGAGGACGAGCTGCTGCTCGTCGTCGAGGACGAGGCGGTCGCCGGCGCGTTCGAGGCGCGGGTGCAGGCGCTCCTGGCCGGCTCGACGCGCGTGGATCGCGCCGACCCGGCCTGGCAGCGGCGCGTGCGCGCGCGGGACTGGGCGCGCCACTGGCCGGGGATCCTGTCGATCTGA
- the tsaA gene encoding tRNA (N6-threonylcarbamoyladenosine(37)-N6)-methyltransferase TrmO, with product MTVTPPEPRPEAPLLRPIGVIRSVLGARGDAPKQGSEGAPDAWLEVYPWAADGLDGIAAGDALLVVTWLHLGDRSVLRVHPRGDARIPLTGVFATRSPDRPNPLGLHPVTVRSVERHRLRIGPIEAIDGTPVVDLKPALR from the coding sequence GTGACCGTCACCCCGCCGGAACCCCGCCCCGAAGCGCCGCTGCTCCGGCCGATCGGCGTCATCCGCTCCGTCCTCGGCGCCCGCGGCGACGCGCCGAAGCAGGGGTCGGAGGGCGCGCCGGACGCGTGGCTGGAGGTGTACCCGTGGGCCGCCGACGGCCTGGACGGGATCGCCGCCGGCGATGCGCTCTTGGTCGTCACCTGGCTGCACCTCGGCGATCGCTCGGTGCTCCGCGTCCACCCGCGCGGCGATGCACGCATCCCGCTCACGGGCGTGTTCGCCACCCGATCGCCGGATCGCCCCAACCCGCTCGGCCTGCACCCGGTGACGGTCCGGTCCGTGGAACGCCACCGGCTGCGCATCGGTCCCATCGAGGCGATCGACGGCACGCCGGTGGTGGACCTGAAGCCGGCGCTTCGATAG
- a CDS encoding chitobiase/beta-hexosaminidase C-terminal domain-containing protein translates to MPPTFSPPGGTYASAQQVTVSSATAGATVRCTLDGTLPTAATPACASPVTIQATATLRAIATADGFAPSAVRAATYTIQAPPPTDPTLAQKLQALASKRQLLAHQSVGNNILYGNGAGGLDGLLDANPGSGVTIAYHPASAAAVPVGAVADTAIGVNGQPVGKVLDFDAQVRTRFGGALDYFGFKFCFTDIWTAQDVSDTWAQYQATMDALEAAYPGKIIYWTVPLMPDVTDVDGNTQREALSNLIREKYRGTGRVFDLAYHESHDAQGNPFTLGGVPALAHDWSADGGHDAHLNAVGATMVATRWVEFMYRVATGAAP, encoded by the coding sequence ATGCCGCCGACGTTCTCGCCGCCCGGAGGCACCTACGCCTCGGCGCAGCAGGTGACGGTGTCCAGCGCCACCGCGGGCGCCACCGTGCGCTGCACGCTGGACGGGACGCTGCCGACGGCGGCGACCCCTGCGTGCGCCAGCCCCGTGACGATCCAGGCGACCGCCACCCTCCGGGCCATCGCCACCGCGGACGGTTTCGCTCCCAGCGCGGTGCGCGCAGCCACCTACACGATCCAGGCGCCCCCGCCGACGGATCCCACGCTGGCGCAGAAGCTCCAGGCGCTCGCGTCGAAGCGGCAGCTCCTCGCGCACCAGAGCGTCGGCAACAACATCCTGTACGGGAACGGGGCCGGCGGGCTCGACGGGCTCCTGGACGCCAACCCGGGCAGCGGGGTCACGATCGCGTATCACCCTGCCAGCGCGGCAGCGGTACCGGTGGGCGCCGTGGCCGACACCGCGATCGGCGTGAACGGGCAGCCGGTCGGGAAGGTCCTGGACTTCGACGCGCAGGTCCGCACGCGCTTCGGCGGCGCCCTGGACTACTTCGGCTTCAAGTTCTGCTTCACCGACATCTGGACGGCGCAGGACGTCTCCGACACATGGGCCCAGTACCAGGCCACCATGGATGCCCTCGAGGCCGCATATCCGGGGAAGATCATCTACTGGACCGTGCCGCTCATGCCCGACGTGACCGACGTCGACGGCAACACGCAGCGTGAGGCGCTGAGCAACCTCATCCGCGAGAAGTACCGAGGCACCGGGCGGGTGTTCGACCTCGCGTACCACGAGTCGCATGACGCGCAGGGCAACCCGTTCACGCTGGGAGGCGTGCCCGCGCTGGCCCACGACTGGAGCGCCGACGGCGGGCATGACGCCCATCTCAATGCCGTGGGCGCCACGATGGTCGCGACCCGGTGGGTCGAGTTCATGTACCGGGTGGCCACCGGCGCAGCGCCGTGA
- a CDS encoding carbohydrate binding family 9 domain-containing protein, with amino-acid sequence MKPNAVAITCLLAASAAAAAPENAPTGDAVVAARTPRPISLDGRLDEEEWAAAPAYSRFVESFPNPGLPASFRTEVRVLYDDAMLYVGVVCFDPQPRAIVRQLARRDTDTTADRVEVAIDSGGGGRTAYVFTVNAAGVLRDQLVYADVNTTDSWDAVWDAAVAGDARGWSVELAIPLRQLRFSSAPEQQWGFVVRRHVPRTHQVFGSVLVPREANPLNPGNLVVSRFGRLEGLSELDPPRGLELLPYVAARATVRPQYSDPARPEPRLVDPLVDVGLDLKSPLGSGLTLTGAINPDFGQVESDQIIQNLQNSEPFFPEKRPFFMEGLDVFEPVGSEYGVQQQLFYSRRIGLDAPILGAVKVTGSARRGLELGVLDSVVMGAGNAALVPLGYGNPDPAALAPVEQDPDRSWRFRLRQPFRFGPENALPSAHPVSTNYFAAVGRQRLGGGATAGAMFTAATPLEPRCRRHEFANDADYRAAGCDSRGSNALGLDLSVPGEWGGFAQVEVSQAVGGPDGGRRLRDGTVLRAGDLGFGGHMRWGKLGGEPWRFEVQYLYEDAKLDLNDVGYQPLSDFQWVDLVGRYVRPNGFGPFHSFKADTTLDVNWDADGKMARSLNWWTSSKLQLPGYQELQVRLNVEHPQWDTREIARSGIAFERTGHWYVTASLASDPHRELQGKLDVVYFRTMDEGPFGPASGWSSSLTGSWRPHPRLETKLEAGYEHKPQGPRWLETLPDGTAVFGVQDPRFVSVTLRQQLVFTPRLSAQLYAQAFSSAIRWGDTFYGASVNGRRRLSWADLAPVAYAGNPASHDATVNLNAVVRWEYRLGSTLYAVYTRSQSELPARDGDVPSGLGSPDLFRGRAVDTFLVKWSWWRGG; translated from the coding sequence TTGAAGCCGAACGCCGTCGCCATCACCTGCCTGCTCGCCGCCTCGGCCGCCGCCGCGGCGCCGGAGAACGCGCCGACCGGGGACGCCGTCGTGGCGGCGCGGACCCCGCGGCCCATCTCCCTGGACGGCCGCCTCGACGAGGAGGAGTGGGCCGCCGCGCCGGCGTACTCGCGGTTCGTGGAGAGCTTCCCGAACCCCGGGCTGCCCGCGAGCTTCCGCACCGAGGTCCGGGTCCTGTACGACGACGCCATGCTGTACGTCGGCGTGGTCTGCTTCGACCCGCAGCCCCGCGCCATCGTGCGTCAGCTCGCCCGCCGCGACACCGACACCACGGCGGACCGGGTGGAGGTCGCGATCGACTCGGGAGGGGGCGGGCGCACCGCCTACGTCTTCACCGTGAACGCCGCGGGCGTGCTCCGCGACCAGCTCGTCTACGCGGACGTGAACACCACCGACAGCTGGGATGCGGTCTGGGACGCGGCGGTCGCCGGCGACGCGCGCGGCTGGTCGGTCGAGCTCGCCATCCCGCTCCGGCAGCTCCGCTTCTCCTCGGCGCCCGAGCAGCAGTGGGGGTTCGTGGTGCGCCGGCACGTGCCGCGGACGCACCAGGTGTTCGGCTCGGTGCTGGTGCCCCGGGAGGCGAACCCGCTCAACCCGGGCAACCTGGTGGTCTCGCGGTTCGGGCGCCTGGAGGGGCTCTCGGAGCTGGACCCGCCGCGCGGCCTCGAGCTCCTGCCGTACGTCGCGGCGCGCGCCACCGTCCGGCCGCAGTACTCCGACCCGGCCCGGCCCGAGCCGCGGCTGGTGGACCCCCTGGTGGACGTCGGGCTCGACCTGAAGTCGCCGCTCGGCTCGGGGCTGACGCTCACCGGCGCGATCAACCCCGACTTCGGCCAGGTCGAGAGCGACCAGATCATCCAGAACCTCCAGAACTCGGAGCCGTTCTTCCCGGAGAAGCGGCCGTTCTTCATGGAGGGGCTCGACGTGTTCGAGCCGGTGGGCAGCGAGTACGGCGTGCAGCAGCAGCTGTTCTACTCGCGCCGCATCGGCCTCGACGCCCCCATCCTCGGCGCCGTCAAGGTCACCGGCAGCGCGCGCCGCGGGCTCGAGCTGGGCGTGCTCGACTCGGTGGTGATGGGCGCCGGGAACGCGGCGCTCGTGCCGCTCGGCTACGGGAACCCGGATCCCGCCGCGCTCGCGCCGGTCGAGCAGGATCCGGACCGCAGCTGGCGCTTCCGCCTGCGGCAGCCGTTCCGGTTCGGCCCGGAGAACGCGCTGCCGTCCGCGCACCCGGTCAGCACCAACTACTTCGCCGCGGTGGGCCGGCAGCGGCTCGGGGGCGGAGCGACCGCGGGCGCCATGTTCACCGCCGCGACGCCGCTCGAGCCGCGCTGCCGGCGCCACGAGTTCGCGAACGACGCGGACTACCGTGCGGCCGGGTGCGACTCGCGCGGCTCGAACGCGCTCGGGCTGGACCTCTCCGTGCCCGGCGAGTGGGGCGGCTTCGCGCAGGTGGAGGTCTCGCAGGCGGTCGGCGGACCCGACGGCGGGCGCAGGCTTCGCGACGGCACGGTGCTGCGGGCGGGAGACCTCGGGTTCGGCGGCCACATGCGCTGGGGCAAGCTCGGCGGCGAGCCGTGGCGCTTCGAGGTGCAGTACCTCTACGAGGACGCGAAGCTCGATCTCAACGACGTCGGGTACCAGCCGCTGTCCGACTTCCAGTGGGTGGACCTGGTCGGCCGCTACGTCCGGCCCAACGGGTTCGGCCCGTTCCACTCGTTCAAGGCGGACACCACGCTCGACGTGAACTGGGACGCCGACGGGAAGATGGCGCGGAGCCTCAACTGGTGGACCTCGTCGAAGCTCCAGCTCCCCGGCTACCAGGAGCTGCAGGTGCGCCTCAACGTGGAGCACCCGCAGTGGGACACGCGCGAGATCGCGCGATCGGGCATCGCGTTCGAGCGCACCGGCCACTGGTACGTCACCGCGAGCCTGGCCTCGGATCCGCACCGCGAGCTGCAGGGCAAGCTCGACGTCGTCTACTTCCGCACCATGGACGAGGGCCCGTTCGGCCCCGCGAGCGGCTGGTCCAGCTCGCTCACCGGGAGCTGGCGGCCGCACCCGCGCCTCGAGACGAAGCTCGAGGCGGGGTACGAGCACAAGCCGCAGGGGCCGCGCTGGCTGGAGACGCTCCCCGACGGCACCGCGGTGTTCGGCGTGCAGGATCCGCGGTTCGTGTCGGTGACGCTCCGCCAGCAGCTCGTCTTCACCCCGCGGCTCAGCGCCCAGCTGTACGCGCAGGCGTTCAGCTCCGCCATCCGCTGGGGCGACACGTTCTACGGCGCCTCGGTGAACGGCCGCCGCCGCCTGTCCTGGGCCGACCTCGCGCCGGTCGCCTACGCGGGCAATCCCGCCTCGCACGACGCGACGGTGAACCTGAACGCGGTGGTCCGGTGGGAATACCGGCTCGGCTCGACGCTGTACGCCGTCTACACGCGCTCGCAGAGCGAGCTGCCCGCGCGCGACGGCGACGTGCCGAGCGGCCTGGGCTCGCCCGATCTGTTCCGCGGCCGGGCGGTGGACACGTTCCTGGTGAAGTGGAGCTGGTGGCGGGGCGGGTGA
- a CDS encoding RCC1 domain-containing protein, with protein sequence MNVPPVSSRPAPRHSFALALAAAVIAGSGCGGSGGGGTAPTPAVEWARISAPASHSVAIAKDGTLWAWGDNASGQLGDGTFVDRATPVRIGTGFASAAAGTGYTLAVKADGTLWSWGDNASGQLGDGTTILRAAPVQIGTGFAQVAASRNWLQPVSLAIKTDGTLWAWGSNRNGQVGDGSGLDQHAPVQIGTGFTRIAVGDWHAAAVKADGSAWTWGSNTSGQLGDGSIAITPRTTPVQVLPASSAADVAAGAAHTVVLRSDGSLLAWGANGDGQLGDGTTTGRRTPVAMGFGGVVQIAATANHTAALRADGTLWTCGANEYGQLGDGTFASRSAFTRIGSGFAQVAAGSRHMAAIATDGSRWAWGNDDFGQAGDGSWSRSAVATQVGSGFARVAAGFGHSLGVKTDGTLWGWGLNDLGQAGDGTDAPQRGAPIRIGEGFAEVAAGYQHSLAVAADGTLWSWGSNFSGQLGVPSIAFRSTPGQIGSGFAHAAAGRWHSAGVKTDGTLWLWGGDVSGSFDTPVQVGSGFVEVAAGHEHTVALAEDGTLWTWGNNLFGQLCDGTLDQRVAPVQVGTGFTHVSAGAYHTMAMKADGTLWACGENGAGQLGDGTTTSREVLVGLGGGFAAVSAGETHTVAIKADGTVWSWGSGIRGELADGGFGWRSAPAQVGAGAAQVAAGGSHTLIVKADGTLWSFGQSAFGQLGDGTVSALVPVRVVP encoded by the coding sequence ATGAACGTTCCGCCCGTCTCGAGCCGCCCTGCCCCTCGCCACTCGTTCGCACTCGCGCTCGCAGCCGCCGTGATCGCGGGGTCGGGGTGCGGAGGCTCCGGAGGTGGCGGCACGGCGCCCACGCCCGCGGTCGAGTGGGCCCGCATCTCCGCTCCCGCCTCCCACAGCGTGGCGATCGCGAAGGACGGGACGTTGTGGGCATGGGGCGACAACGCATCCGGCCAGCTCGGCGACGGCACGTTCGTCGACCGCGCCACGCCGGTGCGGATCGGCACCGGCTTCGCCAGTGCCGCCGCCGGCACCGGGTACACGTTGGCGGTGAAGGCGGACGGGACGCTGTGGTCCTGGGGCGACAACGCATCCGGCCAGCTCGGCGACGGTACGACCATCCTCCGCGCCGCGCCGGTGCAGATCGGGACGGGGTTCGCGCAGGTGGCCGCGAGCCGGAACTGGCTGCAGCCCGTGTCGCTGGCGATCAAGACCGACGGGACGCTCTGGGCCTGGGGGAGCAACCGCAACGGTCAGGTCGGCGACGGCTCCGGGCTCGACCAGCACGCCCCCGTGCAGATCGGCACCGGCTTCACCCGGATCGCGGTGGGCGACTGGCACGCCGCTGCGGTGAAGGCGGACGGCTCGGCGTGGACCTGGGGCTCGAACACGTCCGGGCAGCTCGGCGACGGGAGCATCGCGATCACGCCTCGCACCACGCCGGTCCAGGTGCTCCCGGCGAGCAGCGCCGCCGACGTCGCGGCGGGCGCGGCGCACACGGTCGTCCTCCGGTCGGATGGCTCGCTCCTGGCCTGGGGCGCGAACGGCGACGGTCAGCTCGGGGACGGGACCACCACGGGGCGGCGGACGCCGGTGGCGATGGGCTTCGGCGGCGTCGTCCAGATCGCCGCGACCGCCAACCACACCGCCGCGCTGAGGGCGGATGGGACGCTGTGGACCTGTGGCGCAAACGAGTACGGGCAGCTCGGGGATGGCACCTTCGCGAGCCGCAGCGCGTTCACGCGCATCGGCTCGGGGTTCGCACAGGTCGCGGCGGGCTCCCGCCACATGGCGGCCATTGCGACCGACGGCTCGCGCTGGGCGTGGGGGAACGACGACTTCGGCCAGGCCGGCGACGGAAGCTGGAGCCGGAGCGCCGTCGCGACGCAGGTCGGCAGCGGCTTCGCCCGCGTGGCCGCCGGCTTCGGCCACAGCCTCGGCGTGAAGACCGACGGCACGCTCTGGGGCTGGGGGCTGAACGACCTGGGGCAGGCCGGGGACGGCACCGACGCTCCCCAGCGCGGCGCGCCCATCCGCATCGGCGAGGGCTTCGCAGAGGTCGCCGCGGGCTACCAGCATTCGCTCGCCGTCGCGGCCGACGGGACGCTGTGGAGCTGGGGTAGCAACTTCTCGGGGCAGCTCGGCGTCCCGTCCATCGCGTTCCGGTCCACGCCCGGGCAGATCGGCTCCGGGTTCGCCCACGCCGCGGCGGGAAGGTGGCACTCGGCGGGCGTGAAGACCGACGGCACGCTCTGGCTCTGGGGCGGCGACGTCTCCGGGAGCTTCGACACGCCGGTGCAGGTGGGAAGCGGGTTCGTCGAGGTCGCCGCCGGCCACGAGCACACCGTGGCGCTCGCGGAGGACGGAACGCTCTGGACCTGGGGGAACAACCTCTTCGGCCAGCTCTGCGACGGGACGCTCGATCAACGGGTCGCCCCGGTGCAGGTGGGCACCGGCTTCACGCACGTCTCGGCGGGCGCCTACCATACGATGGCGATGAAGGCCGACGGGACCCTGTGGGCCTGCGGCGAGAACGGAGCCGGGCAGCTCGGCGACGGGACCACCACGTCGCGCGAGGTCCTGGTCGGCCTCGGGGGCGGCTTCGCCGCGGTCTCCGCGGGGGAGACCCACACCGTCGCGATCAAGGCGGACGGGACCGTCTGGTCCTGGGGCTCCGGGATCCGGGGCGAGCTGGCCGACGGGGGCTTCGGCTGGCGCAGCGCGCCGGCGCAGGTCGGGGCCGGCGCCGCGCAGGTCGCGGCCGGCGGGTCGCACACGCTGATCGTGAAGGCCGACGGCACGCTCTGGTCGTTCGGCCAGTCCGCGTTCGGCCAGCTGGGCGATGGGACCGTGAGCGCCCTGGTCCCGGTGCGCGTGGTGCCCTGA
- a CDS encoding CoA-binding protein, producing MTLSLDRAREFLAARRIAVAGVSRDEKDFSRYLFGELVARGYDAVPVNPALAEVDGRRAFASLAEVEPPVEAALILTPRSATEAVVADALRAGIRRIWLHRGAGAGSATPGALALCRASGVEPVHDLCPFMVLTGTAFPHRFHGFFRRHLAHEHPAPQA from the coding sequence ATGACGCTCTCCCTCGATCGTGCCCGCGAGTTCCTCGCGGCCAGGCGCATCGCCGTCGCCGGCGTGTCCCGCGACGAGAAGGACTTCAGCCGCTACCTGTTCGGCGAGCTCGTCGCCCGCGGGTACGACGCCGTGCCGGTGAACCCGGCGCTCGCCGAGGTGGACGGGCGCCGCGCCTTCGCGTCCCTCGCCGAGGTCGAGCCGCCGGTCGAGGCCGCGCTGATCCTCACCCCGCGCTCCGCGACGGAGGCCGTGGTGGCGGATGCCCTGCGCGCCGGCATCCGGCGCATCTGGCTGCACCGCGGGGCCGGCGCCGGGTCGGCCACCCCGGGCGCGCTGGCCCTGTGCCGCGCCAGCGGCGTCGAGCCGGTGCACGACCTCTGCCCGTTCATGGTGCTGACCGGCACCGCGTTCCCGCACCGGTTCCACGGGTTCTTCCGGCGCCACCTCGCGCACGAGCATCCGGCGCCGCAGGCCTGA